The DNA region GGTAAAAGTCGCCTACATCAACTCGTTAAACCTGGGAGATATCTCTCAGGGAGTTGGGGAAGTGCTGATGGCAATCAGCGATGAGATTTCTCGGACGGTCAACCTCCCACCCCCTGCGGATGCGGATCTGCTAAATCTTCCCACCCGCACATTTGAACGCTATTTGAAACAAGTTGAGGCAAATCTAACCGGCGGCTTAATTATTGCCTTAGATGAATTCGAGAAAATCGAGGAACTGATAGAAGCCGGGAAAATCTCGAAAGATTTTATGGGAGTTCTGCGGGGGATGGTGCAAATGAGTCCGCGAATTGCTTTTGCATTTGCCGGCCTTCATACCCTCGAAGAAATGACAGCAGATTACTTCCAACCCTTCTTTGCTAGTGTCATCCCGATTAAAGTTGGCTTCATGGAACCTGCGGCAACCGGCTACCTTCTCGCTAACCCGGATGACGATTTCCCCCTCGACTACAAACCAGAAGCGCTGGATTTGATTTATGAACTGACTGTCGGCCAACCTTATCTCGTCCAGTTGATTGGATTCGGACTCGTTCGCCGCTATAACGATCAAGTATTTGAAATCGGACACCCCCGCGAGCCAATTTTCACCGTAGATGATGTGGAAACAGTCATTGATGACCCTGAATTCTTTACCCGGGGACGCTACTACTTCACCGGCGTTTGGGGTCAAGCCGCGCAGGGTGCAGTCCACCAGCAAGCAATCCTAAAAGCACTCGCCCCTCACCCGGAAGGATTGAGCCTAGAAGCGTTAGCTGAGACTGCCGATATTGATGAAACAACATTAGGCGAAGCCCTCAAGACTCTCACACGCCATGATGTCGTTGAAGAAAAGGAGAGCCGGTGGCAGATCATTGTGGAACTGTTCCGCCGGTGGGTTTTAGATTATGTTTAAAAACCTGCAAGGACTTGATAAAAAATCCGTTGCATTTCCGTCAATATTAGCCAGAAATTTATCGTTAATTGAGGGAAAAATAACAAGCTGACAAGGGGGTAAAGTTGAATTCATTTCCCTTTTTACCCCAAATTTCCTAAAAATTTTACTGTTCGCCCCTGCTATCCAACCAAGTTATTAAATCCTGATTTTCTTGAAAATCCAACAATGCTTCACCCAACTCTTCTAATTGAGAAATCGATAATTTCTGAAGCCGGTCTTGTACAGCCGGTTGAATTGCACCCAGCCGGCGAGTAAGCAAACGCATAATTAGCGCTAATTCTCCCTCCTGCCGGCCTTCCTCACGCCCTTCTTGTCTTCCTTGTTCTAAACCTTGCCGCAGAATTCTTTGATAAATTACAGATTCTTGCATATACCTCTCTCCAAACAGTTGGTCAATTAACGCTTCATCAAAACGCAAGCCGGCAAGTACCGTCACACTTGCTGATAAATTTTGCCGCTGTTGGGGTTCTTCAATTCTAGCAACCTGTAGTGCTACTCGCTCTAATAAAGCATTGGGCGACTCGCTTCTTGCTAAACAAGCCAGTGGCAATAAAGCGGGATTTGCTAACAGTGGATCGGGATCTTGCTCCCACAAACGGATGACTCGATAGCGGTGTCTGGTATTGGGTGCCTCAAATAGCTCTGTAAACACAATTTCAGAGGTTGTGGCTTTTAAAAAAATCACCACTTGCTCGATATCAGTTCCGTACTGCCGGCGAAGCCTCACCCAGTAGTCCAGCATTCGGAAAGGAATTGCCGGCTTTGATTCCGGCAAAGTTTGAAATTCTAGATGCAAAATTTGGTCATCAATTTGCAGCAAAATAATCGCATCAGCGCGAATCGGTTCTACGCTTAATTCAGTTTTAAGAATCTGGATATCGGTCACTTCTTTTGAGAGCAACCAGCGAACAAAAGCACCCGGTTCCTGTTCAGCTAAATATTTGCAGATATTATCAATCGTCAATTTTAAACAAATTCTCCTTAAAATTTAGGATAAGTGTGCCGGTAGAGACACGATGAATCGCATCTCTACAAGTTATTCAAGTTTTCCAAATAAGGGGTTTAGTATAAAAGCTATTTTCAATCTTCATAACTAAACCCCTCAATTCTTCCTGCTTTACTCTGCGGCATCCCCACCGACAACAACATTGCGGAGGCGCAAACTTGGCCCACCACAACCTACCGACAAGCCACTTTGGCCGCCTTTCCCGCAACCGCCGGACTCATCCCAGTAGAAATCATCCCCAATGGCTTCAATATCGGCCAAAGTGGTAAACACATTTCCAGAAAGCGTTACATCGCGCACAGGCTCTGCTAATTCGCCATTGCGAATCATCCACGCTTCACCGGCACTAAAGGTAAACATCTCCCCATTGGTCATTCCTCCCAGCCAGTTCCGGGCATAAACACCCTCTTGAATATCTGTAAACAAATCTGGCACTGCTGTATTGCCCCGCTCAATCCAGGTATTAGTCATGCGGACAATGGGAGGATAGTGATAACTCAAACAACGGGCGTTGCCGGTGGCTGCTTCTCCTAACTTTCCAGCCGTCTCGCGGGAGTGCAACCGGCCTACTAAAACCCCATCCTCAATGAGCTGGGTTGTGCTTGCCGGCGTTCCTTCATCATCGTAAAAATAACTCCCGCGATGGCCTTCCGGAGCGGCACCATCAAAAATTTGCAACTCTTTTGGCCCAAACCGGCGGCCTAATGTCATCACCTCCAGCAAATCCGGATTCTCATACGTCATATCCGCTTCCGAGAGGTGCCCAAACGCTTCATGGACAAATAAACCGCTGAGAATCGGGTCAATCACCACTGTGTAAGTATTGCCCTTCACAGAGGGCAAAGAGAGCGCCTGCACAGCCCGTTCTGCCGCGCCGCGCACTTGATCGTCTAGGGTGGTCATATCTTCATACGCCTTGCGCGATCCCGTGGTTTCACGGCCCGTTTGCACCGTGCTGCCGGCCCTGGCAGTGGCCGCAAACCGCATTTCCATATCCACCCAAGATTGTTCCAAAACCGTGCCTTCTGAGGTCACCAGGATGATTTTCTGGGCGCTGTCGCTGTAGCGTACAGACGTGGTGGTGATGCGTTGGTCAACACTGCGAAGAATTTCCCCATAGTGATCGCACAATGCTTTCTTTTGGGTGAGGGAAATCCGGCGGGGATCAGTGCCGGTCATCGGCAACTGGCAAATCGCTTGCACCGGCATCACCTCGGCCAGCAGGGTTTCTTCATCCCCCACCAACCGGGCGGCTGCGATCGCTTCCTCAATTCGTTCTGCCAACGTCCCTAACTGATTGAAACTGGCAAAGCCCCAACCACCCTTATGGCAAGCCCGGACTTGCCCGCCAATCGACACCCCTTCACTGAGGGTTTCAATCTTTTCTCCCCGCAAAAAAATATCAGTGCCTTCAGATTCCTCCAATCGAATCGCCAAATAATCCACATGAGGTGAGAAGCGAGCCATCAAGTCAGACAGCAAATTTTTAGCGTCATTTAGCAAAGTAGACATGAGCGACGGCCAGTTAAATGAACTGCCTTCATTTTGCAACAGCGCAAGGGAGATTGTCCTGATTGGGACTGATGAGCAATTGGCCCATGCACGGAGATTGCGACTAATTAGTTCGGTTCTTCGACTGTCCTTAACTGAAAAATACCGATACTCTGAAGGAGAAGGGTTCTGCCCCCTTGCCCTACAGACGTAATTGAGTTATCGGTTTTACTATTTTGAAGAGCGGTTCTGCTACTAATTGCAATCTGCCAAGAGGGTTTACTGCTATGGATCAATGGTTTTTACCGGCCCTCAGTGAGGTTTTATCCCTTACCGGGGCAGAGTGTGGATTTGAAGCGGTGGCGGGTGGTGGAGATGTTGCCGGCAATGTCTCTTTAAATCGCAACCGGCACCGTTCTGCCGCTGAGGCTACTCAGCAACGCCTCAAGGCGGAACGGGAATGGTGCGGTGCCGTTGCCGCACTTAACTGTCTTTTGCAACAACAATTGGCCATAACTGGGCCGGCCACAATTAAACATCCTGCGATTGGCCAAGAAGCAAGCCACGCCCAAGATTTTGACCCATCACACGGCTTGATCTTATCCGGGCCGATGCCGGTGTTGACTCACCCAGCCCTTGTTTCCCGTGTGGCGTCTTGCACATTCACTTCCGATCCGCTCAACCCAGCCCTTTGGTTACTGGGAGAACGCAATCGGCACAGTATGCCCCTGCTGCCACTCCCGGAAGGATGCGCTGCCCCGGCTTCTCGTACCCGTTCATTGGTTCCCTTACTTTCAGATGACCCTTTGTCAGATGAACAGTTTTGTGTGGTATTAACTCACAAATTGAGTCTGGTGATGGTTCTGGGCGTGGACAGCAACGGGGAACCGGCGTTTCAGTTTTCTTTTGACCCGGAAGTGGTTGCACAAGCTTGGCATTCGCTGCGTCCCCGCGTGTTACTGGCCGGCAGTAATGCTCAGTTGAGCCAGCTGGATGATTTAATGGAGCGGTTTGCGCCGGCAGCCCCAGACTACAAAACTGTGATGCAGTTTAGCCGGCTGCTTCTGAAATATATGCCGGAGCCGGTTGAGTGGGAAAACAGTCGCTCAGACTCCCCAGTGCGTTTGCTATCGGCGGCAGTACACGACTCGCAGCCAGTAGCCACTGTAGAGGCAGCCGGTACATCCAGCAAATCGGCTTGGCGTTCGCGTAACGCTAATCGCAGCCATTCCGACTCTGCCGGTTGCGTGAATGAGCGTACCAAGAGGCCGGCTGCTGTGAAAACAAACTTAAATCGAGAAACCCTTGAGCAGCGCCTAGAGCATCTAGCCGGTGGAACCGGCACGGCAGCGAATGAGCGATCTCAAGCGCAGGATGTGGAATTGCTGCAAGCGATCGCCCACGAAGTTCGCACGCCTTTGGCGACAATTCGCACTTTAACTCGCCTATTGCTAAAACGCCGAAACTTAGAGCCAGAAGTGATTAAGCGTTTGGAAATGATTGATCGCGAGTGTAGCGAACAGATTGATCGTTTTGGTTTAATTTTCCGCGCTGTGGAATTGGAAACTTCTGAAACAAAACGAGCGCCGGTTCATTTAACATCTACTCCCCTGACGCAAGTTTTCGACAGTTGCATTCCTCGGTGGCAAAAACAGGCAAGCCGGCGAAATCTCACCCTAGATGTCGTTTTGCCGCAGAAGATGCCCTCGGTAGTGAGCGATCCGACAATGTTGGATCAGGTACTCACCGGCGTAATTGAAAATTTCACCGCCAGTCAGCCGGCAGGAGGTCATGTGGAAGTGCAAGTGATGCTAGCCGGTGATCAATTAAAAGTGCAGTTGCAATGTCAAACCGGCAGTGAAAAATTGTCGGCAAATGCCTCAACTTCACCACTTAAATCGATTGGTCAGTTGTTGGTATTTCAGCCAGAAACCGGCAATCTCACACTCAATCTCTCGGTCACAAAAAATCTCTTTCAAGCCCTAGGCGCAAAACTAATCGTGCGACAAAGACCTGAACAAGGCGAAGTGCTAACGATTTTCCTGCCCCTAGAATAGCGACTGACAGAGGCGAGTGCTGAGTTGTGAGTGGTAGAGAGGGAGAGCGGCTAAAAATGCCCCATGCCCCTACCTTTAGGTTGGCGAAGCCTTGCCCCATGCCCCATCCCCAATGCCCAATCCCCCTATTCTTTATGATAAATCGGCAGCAAAACGTTAAAAGTCGAACCCTGACCAAGTTGGCTTTTAACGGAAATTGAACCACCGCAGCGCAGCAATAACTGTTGCACAATCGTTAAACCTAAACCGGCACCGCCCGGATCGTCATCGACGGCTTGGCGAACGCGATAAAATCGTTCAAAAATTTTGTGAAGTTCGCTAGCAGGAATGCCGATGCCGGTGTCGCGAAATTCTAATTGGATATAATCTCCCTGCTGCTTTGCCTGCACCCAAACTTGACCGCCGGTGGGGGTAAACTTGATGCCATTATGCAACAAGTTGATCGCGATCTGCTTCAGCCAGGGACGCAAACAGGAAACGGGGGGCAAGTTGTCTGGGATTGTGTAAGCTAGCATCACGCCTTTTTCTTGGGCTAATGGCTGGTAGGTACTGACAACCCCAGGCACCATTTCTGCCAAATACAAAGCTTGCATCGCTGCATGATCTACCAAATGATCGAGCCGCACCAGTTCTAGCAAGCCGTTGATCAGCGAAGTTTGGCGATCGCACTCGGTATTGAGCAGTTGCATATACCGATCACGCTGAGCCGGCTTGAGGTTGGGGGAACCCAGCAGGGTGAGTGCTGTTTTCATATTGGTTAAGGGTGTCCGCAGTGCCTGACCCACATTGCTGAGAAATTCGTCTTTCAGGTGCATCGATTCCAGCAACTCTTGGTTTTGCAGTTGCAAGGCTTCTGCATCGACTGCGTGCTGCCGGTAGTGGGTGATACTGCGCCAAACTTCTTCTTGCTGCTGAATTTGTTTGGCCCATAAGTGCCCTGCGTGAGATGCAAACAAAGAAGTTTTTGTCAAGTCAGAGGATGGGAAACGCAGAAACAGGGAATCCCAATTTTTTAAGAGTTCGTCAGTGGTGACAGAAACCGACGTTGGGATTTGTGCTAGAGGGATTGTTCCTACGGTTGGCTGAGCGGTTGGGAGAGTTTTTGACGGGCTAATGGTAGCGATATGTCGCAAGCCGGCTAATACGTGTTCAACTGCCGGCGCGTCTGTAGAGCAAATTGCTAAAAGTGGTTGTTTACGTTCCGAATTGGTCTCTGTGGCGTCCACCGGCAGCCGGATAGATCGAGGCCGGTGGGCCACGATCACGCTACAAAATTGCTCTGAGAGGACGAAGATAAAATATTCCCGTCTTAAAGAAGATTCAGCCGGCACATTCAGTTCAAAACTTGTTGAGGTTGCCGGTGCCGGTGTGCTTTGTCTCGCCTTATCCTGAATCAGGGATGTCTCGCTGTCAGCGATTGGCGCAGACTGCCTGTGCGTCTGGAATTCAGATGTTGGGCGGGAGTATCTTTGCTTTGCCGGTGGCGATTCGAGTTCTGCTGGGTGCGATAATATTTCCCCTGAATTGTCAGAATTATCCTCATCTGCCAGACTGGCTGCATTGCGCCCAGAAAGGTTGCAAACATAAATTCCTTGACAAACTCCACTTTGCCGGTAACGCTCAAGCTCAGCTTGCCACGCATTCCCGCGCGGGAGTTTGACTAATAATGTTGCCGGTATCTCTTGATCAAGCAACAAGTCAATCAGCGCATCTACCATAGATTTGAGCGTCGCCGGACTGACTTGCAAGGCATGGGGCGGCTGCTGGGCGCTGAGGGCTAGTTCGTACAGGGAGATGTCTTGAGCTGGTGATAAATTCATTGACTCAGGAAGAAAAAGGCCGGCGATATTTGGCACCCTGATGGCACGAATCGAGGCGCAATCGTGATGCGACCTTGATTTTCTCTCGGCTGGAACTCAACTTAGTTTAGCAAGGTTCGAGAACGACCGGGATGACAAATTGCCTAAATCTTTTAACATTTCGACTTAATTAGAAATTTCTTCACCCACAAGTTGCGCGAGTTTTTGTGCCGCACCGGCATCCCCTCTGACACTGCGAAGACGATCTCGCATCGCGTCCAATTTTTCCGGATGGTTGAGGAAATCAATCACCATTTCAGCAACGCTTGCCGGCTGCAATTGCCCCACTAATTCTGGCACGATTTCCGCTTTTGCCCAAATATTCGGCCAAGCAAATAAACGTCCTTGCCGCAATACGATCCAGTTAATTGCTTTAGCAAAAGCTGAACCCACTCCCGGCAAATTTGCTAACAACCCCGGTAAGCCATCCCAAGCCCGCATCGCATCTAATTCTTGGGTGGGAATTAACACAATCATTGGTACAGCCAGAGAACCGAGTTCGGCAGTATTTGCACCGACCGTTGTTAAACAAAGCCGGCATTGCGAGAGCAAATCATAAGCCGGTGCAGTTGTATGAAGTTCGACTTGCAAGCCGGTGCCGGTGATTAAAAAGTATGAAGAATCCTCATCCTTAAATTTTAATTTTGCAGACGCCCATCCCAATTGCTCAATTAGGGGGTTTTGTTGAGGATCGCCAAACCGCGCCAAGGTTGGTAAATCCAAGGTAGGCGCAACGGGAATCACAAACCGTGTTTGAGGGTTGATTGCATGAACTTTCTCGGCAATTGCTAACAGTAACGGCACTCCTTGAGAAAGTTTTGCCGGCTTCGATCCGGGAAGGAGTCCGATTAATTCAATGGTATGGGAAGAATCTTTAATTTCTTCTGTTGCGATTTCTTTAGAAACTTCTGCCATTAAATCACCAACGACGGTAAATTTATGGGCGTATTTTGCGGGGATGCCGGCAATAATTTCAGGCTTCATTACCCCAAATCGGTCTATCCAGCCATGCCATCGGGCATCCCATTCCGCATAAACAACGGTACGATAATCCAGCCGGTGACCAATGATCACCGGAAAAATTTGATCGCCACCGAGAAAGATTACAATGCCCGATTCTCGCCAATCCCAATTTTCTGCGGTTTTTCCCAAAAGTAAAAACTTCCAAAAATCTTTTGCCGCTTGAACTCGGTCTATTTCCGGATAGGAACGGGCAATTTCAACTTCTTTGCCGGTAGCATGAGGACACGGAGACAAAACGACAGAAATGCGAATTTGTGAGCGATCTTCGCCCATTTGCTGCCGCAGTTGTTGCACCACAGGTCGCACCCAAGTCATCAATTCTCCAGGGCCATTGGAGAGAATTAAAATATCAACTGCCGGCACTGAAAAGCCTCCTTTTACGAATTAATGACTACACTAAAATTGGAGGGGAAACAGCAATCCCGCCCCTACCGCTATATCATTATCCTCGCGCACTCGCAGAGTCTGAAACGGTGAGGAACCGACCCGATTTGTTAGGTACAATTCAACTTGAGGCCCAAGATTCCTGGTTATCGGCCAGTTAAATAAAGATGCGGCATTCCAGCGCACCCCTAAAGCCCAAGGAATCAGATTTTTGCGGTCATCATCGACTAAGGCATTGCCATCGCCTGTTAAATTGAAACCGGCTTCCGCAATTGCCGTGAGATTTTGACCCAAAGGAACCGATCCGCCGACATTAAAGCCGGCAATTTCTAATCCATTTCGCTGTACATATCCCAAGGTTGGCGTTAACCAAACTGCACTACCATTTTCTAACTGATAGTGCATGGGTGCAGACAGAGTAATCAATAAACATTCCCCGTCGTTCCCCATAACTCCACCGTTATCGGAACAAGTTTCACTGCTGAAAACAAATCCTTCTTCCTCCAAGCCTCGATTTTCTAATTCATTGCCGTTTCCGCTCAACAAGTTGAGTATGACATTATTTGACTTGGAAACTGTTACCAAACCGCTTAAGGTAAACGGATCGCCATCTGCTTGATGCAAAAAGCGAATTTTTCCACTAAGTCCTATCTCTGATTCGTCTGTATCTCCAGAAACAGAATCTATAAATCCCCCAATTTCAAAATCGTCTAAAAGTCCGTACTGAATCGAGGCCAATAACCCTTGACTACCTGCTTGTAGCGTGGTAATCAATTGCTGATTTGCAATCGTTCCTCCATCCAAAAAGCCAAACCCAGCAGGAATAAAAGGAGGCGGATTTTGTGTGTCTCCAAAATGCTGTGGATACTGGCGATTTGCAGCAGTAAAAGCGGGTAAAAACGTTATCCCTAAACCCAGAGAAATAGACTCTCGATCTGCAATAGCTGATAAAGCGCCGGTGTTACCCAGCGTGTTAGAAATAAATAAATCGGTTGCCAGCCTGGGGTTGACTAAATACCGCAAGCCGGTGTTAAAAGCAATATTACGCGCGGGACGTCCTGTATCTTGATTAAGGCTATTATTTCCAGTAAAGGGAATAAATGTATCTCCCCAGAGGATGAGTCTGGGGTTAACCTGATAGCTGACTGCGCCGGCTAAACCTAAAGTTGTGCTAAAAGAATCATCGTCATTGTCTGGAAGCCTGCGAAAATACAAAGCATTATCTTCTGGCAAAAAAGCAACTTTTGGAGATAAGGTGAATTGCCAGCGATCATCTGTTTTTACAGTAAAAGGTAATTCTAAAGAAACAACAAGTTCTTGCGTATTGCTTCCCTCGGTTAATGCCTGATTTTCACTACTAAAAAATTGGTAAGATCGAATTCCTCTAGAAACAGCTATCACGCCACTTAACGCCGAATTGCCTTCAGCATTTTGCCAAATTCGCTGTTTTGCTTGTAAGGTCAATTCTTGAAAGAAATTCCCACTCCCATTAGCAGTTGTTCTGCGAGCTTGTAAGTCTCCTTGCTCACCAGGCCCAGCATTATCAACTGTCTGAGCGTCAAGGGTAATTTCTAAGTTATCTGTTGCGCCCCAACTAATTGCAAAAGTTGGTTGTCCTGTCAATCCAACATCACTCGCTGAACCGGCAGGAAAGGATTGACGATAACGAAAATTAGTAAGGATTTCTCCCCGCTGTAAGTGATGAGCTGTGGTTAAAACGGTGGGGCGACTTCTTAAAACATCTCCGCGCAATCCCGACTGTGGGGCAGGTTCAATAATAACGGCGTCCTCGCCGGCTCGGTTAATGGGTAAAGTTTCTAATTCAAATTTTTTCTCAGGAGGGAGGGGTTGCACTGTCGGAATTAACTGAGCAGATAGTTCAGGCAAAATAGCGCTATTTACCTTAACATCTTGATCCATTGATGCTATTTTTTTAGGAACCTGACCCACATCTTCGGTATCTGCCAGTACAGCGCTAGACATAACTCCTAGCCATAAGGAAACAGAGCATGAAATTAATCGAGCAAATGTCATAAACTTAAGCTTTTAGATAAGATAAATGGATGTTGGATACTGTATCTGCTTAGATATACCCGCTTTACCTCTGCTAACTGGATTGCGATGGTGTCCTCTTTTGTAGGAAGTGGTTAACTAGCAGCGTTCCGCACTGGATCTGCACGTAATCAGCGCTCTCATGCGGCAATGCCCGAAGTTACTCTACCGCAATCAG from Microcoleus sp. FACHB-68 includes:
- a CDS encoding Rpn family recombination-promoting nuclease/putative transposase, with product MTIDNICKYLAEQEPGAFVRWLLSKEVTDIQILKTELSVEPIRADAIILLQIDDQILHLEFQTLPESKPAIPFRMLDYWVRLRRQYGTDIEQVVIFLKATTSEIVFTELFEAPNTRHRYRVIRLWEQDPDPLLANPALLPLACLARSESPNALLERVALQVARIEEPQQRQNLSASVTVLAGLRFDEALIDQLFGERYMQESVIYQRILRQGLEQGRQEGREEGRQEGELALIMRLLTRRLGAIQPAVQDRLQKLSISQLEELGEALLDFQENQDLITWLDSRGEQ
- a CDS encoding TldD/PmbA family protein, which encodes MSTLLNDAKNLLSDLMARFSPHVDYLAIRLEESEGTDIFLRGEKIETLSEGVSIGGQVRACHKGGWGFASFNQLGTLAERIEEAIAAARLVGDEETLLAEVMPVQAICQLPMTGTDPRRISLTQKKALCDHYGEILRSVDQRITTTSVRYSDSAQKIILVTSEGTVLEQSWVDMEMRFAATARAGSTVQTGRETTGSRKAYEDMTTLDDQVRGAAERAVQALSLPSVKGNTYTVVIDPILSGLFVHEAFGHLSEADMTYENPDLLEVMTLGRRFGPKELQIFDGAAPEGHRGSYFYDDEGTPASTTQLIEDGVLVGRLHSRETAGKLGEAATGNARCLSYHYPPIVRMTNTWIERGNTAVPDLFTDIQEGVYARNWLGGMTNGEMFTFSAGEAWMIRNGELAEPVRDVTLSGNVFTTLADIEAIGDDFYWDESGGCGKGGQSGLSVGCGGPSLRLRNVVVGGDAAE
- a CDS encoding HAMP domain-containing sensor histidine kinase: MDQWFLPALSEVLSLTGAECGFEAVAGGGDVAGNVSLNRNRHRSAAEATQQRLKAEREWCGAVAALNCLLQQQLAITGPATIKHPAIGQEASHAQDFDPSHGLILSGPMPVLTHPALVSRVASCTFTSDPLNPALWLLGERNRHSMPLLPLPEGCAAPASRTRSLVPLLSDDPLSDEQFCVVLTHKLSLVMVLGVDSNGEPAFQFSFDPEVVAQAWHSLRPRVLLAGSNAQLSQLDDLMERFAPAAPDYKTVMQFSRLLLKYMPEPVEWENSRSDSPVRLLSAAVHDSQPVATVEAAGTSSKSAWRSRNANRSHSDSAGCVNERTKRPAAVKTNLNRETLEQRLEHLAGGTGTAANERSQAQDVELLQAIAHEVRTPLATIRTLTRLLLKRRNLEPEVIKRLEMIDRECSEQIDRFGLIFRAVELETSETKRAPVHLTSTPLTQVFDSCIPRWQKQASRRNLTLDVVLPQKMPSVVSDPTMLDQVLTGVIENFTASQPAGGHVEVQVMLAGDQLKVQLQCQTGSEKLSANASTSPLKSIGQLLVFQPETGNLTLNLSVTKNLFQALGAKLIVRQRPEQGEVLTIFLPLE
- a CDS encoding DICT sensory domain-containing protein, coding for MNLSPAQDISLYELALSAQQPPHALQVSPATLKSMVDALIDLLLDQEIPATLLVKLPRGNAWQAELERYRQSGVCQGIYVCNLSGRNAASLADEDNSDNSGEILSHPAELESPPAKQRYSRPTSEFQTHRQSAPIADSETSLIQDKARQSTPAPATSTSFELNVPAESSLRREYFIFVLSEQFCSVIVAHRPRSIRLPVDATETNSERKQPLLAICSTDAPAVEHVLAGLRHIATISPSKTLPTAQPTVGTIPLAQIPTSVSVTTDELLKNWDSLFLRFPSSDLTKTSLFASHAGHLWAKQIQQQEEVWRSITHYRQHAVDAEALQLQNQELLESMHLKDEFLSNVGQALRTPLTNMKTALTLLGSPNLKPAQRDRYMQLLNTECDRQTSLINGLLELVRLDHLVDHAAMQALYLAEMVPGVVSTYQPLAQEKGVMLAYTIPDNLPPVSCLRPWLKQIAINLLHNGIKFTPTGGQVWVQAKQQGDYIQLEFRDTGIGIPASELHKIFERFYRVRQAVDDDPGGAGLGLTIVQQLLLRCGGSISVKSQLGQGSTFNVLLPIYHKE
- a CDS encoding lipid-A-disaccharide synthase; the encoded protein is MTWVRPVVQQLRQQMGEDRSQIRISVVLSPCPHATGKEVEIARSYPEIDRVQAAKDFWKFLLLGKTAENWDWRESGIVIFLGGDQIFPVIIGHRLDYRTVVYAEWDARWHGWIDRFGVMKPEIIAGIPAKYAHKFTVVGDLMAEVSKEIATEEIKDSSHTIELIGLLPGSKPAKLSQGVPLLLAIAEKVHAINPQTRFVIPVAPTLDLPTLARFGDPQQNPLIEQLGWASAKLKFKDEDSSYFLITGTGLQVELHTTAPAYDLLSQCRLCLTTVGANTAELGSLAVPMIVLIPTQELDAMRAWDGLPGLLANLPGVGSAFAKAINWIVLRQGRLFAWPNIWAKAEIVPELVGQLQPASVAEMVIDFLNHPEKLDAMRDRLRSVRGDAGAAQKLAQLVGEEISN